One window of the Janthinobacterium sp. PAMC25594 genome contains the following:
- a CDS encoding TRAP transporter small permease codes for MKFLDHLEEWLIASLMGAATFIIFVAVVHRYLAGLPIPVVQDFLIQINTSWAQELCIYMFVWMAKFGAAYGVRTGIHVGVDVLINRMNPRWRDRFIVFGLAAGALFTGIVGTLGASFVWSIGHTEQTSADMEVPMWLVYLAVPLGSYLMCFRFLQVMVHFIKTGALPKHDHSHVEGLEEELTAEEKGAKA; via the coding sequence ATGAAATTTCTGGATCACCTGGAAGAGTGGCTGATCGCGTCCCTGATGGGCGCAGCCACCTTCATCATCTTCGTCGCGGTCGTGCACCGCTACCTGGCAGGCTTGCCGATACCGGTCGTGCAGGACTTCCTGATTCAAATCAATACCAGCTGGGCCCAGGAACTGTGCATCTACATGTTCGTCTGGATGGCCAAGTTCGGCGCCGCGTATGGCGTGCGCACCGGCATCCACGTGGGCGTCGACGTCTTGATCAACCGCATGAACCCGCGCTGGCGCGACCGCTTCATCGTCTTCGGCCTGGCCGCCGGCGCCCTGTTTACGGGCATCGTGGGTACTTTGGGCGCCAGCTTCGTGTGGTCGATCGGCCACACGGAGCAGACTTCGGCCGACATGGAAGTGCCGATGTGGCTGGTTTACCTGGCCGTGCCGCTCGGTTCTTACCTGATGTGCTTCCGCTTCCTGCAGGTCATGGTGCACTTCATCAAGACGGGCGCCTTGCCGAAACACGACCACTCGCACGTCGAGGGGCTGGAAGAGGAATTGACGGCGGAAGAAAAAGGAGCCAAGGCATGA
- a CDS encoding TRAP transporter large permease, with protein MNALIIFVLLLALMLTGMPISISLGLTVLTFLFTMTSVPIESVALKIFTGIEKFEIMAIPFFILAGNFLTHGGVARRMINFASSMVGHWHGGLALAGVMACALFAAVSGSSPATVVAIGSIILPAMVKQGYPRGFGAGVITTSGALGILIPPSIVMVMYSVSTNTSVGKLFMAGVIPGMMLAMLLGLTTWFLARKNNYPRMKKASWGERFVTFKKSAWGLLLIVIVMGGIYSGAFTPTEAAAMAAVYAFIIAVFVYKDLKIKQVGKVLLDSAAMSAMLLYIITNAVLFSFLMTSENIPQAMAEWITGKGLGVISFLLVVNVLLLLAGNVMEPSSIVLIMAPILFPVAMKLGIDPVHFGILIVVNMEVGMCHPPVGLNLYVASGITKMGISELTVAVMPWLLTMLAFLMLITYVPQISLWLPNLIYN; from the coding sequence ATGAACGCGCTGATCATTTTTGTGTTGCTGCTGGCGCTGATGCTGACCGGCATGCCGATCTCCATCTCGCTGGGCCTGACGGTATTGACGTTCCTGTTTACCATGACCAGCGTGCCCATCGAATCGGTGGCCCTGAAGATCTTCACGGGCATCGAGAAATTCGAGATCATGGCCATCCCCTTCTTCATTTTGGCGGGCAATTTCCTCACGCATGGCGGGGTGGCGCGGCGCATGATCAACTTTGCCAGCTCCATGGTGGGCCACTGGCATGGCGGCCTGGCGCTGGCCGGCGTGATGGCGTGCGCGCTGTTTGCCGCCGTTTCCGGCTCCAGCCCCGCCACCGTCGTGGCGATCGGCTCCATCATCCTGCCGGCCATGGTCAAGCAGGGCTATCCACGCGGCTTCGGTGCCGGCGTCATCACCACCTCGGGCGCGCTGGGCATTTTGATTCCGCCGTCGATCGTGATGGTGATGTATTCCGTCAGCACGAATACCTCGGTGGGCAAGCTGTTCATGGCGGGTGTAATTCCCGGCATGATGCTGGCCATGCTGCTGGGCCTGACCACGTGGTTTTTGGCGCGCAAGAACAACTATCCGCGCATGAAGAAGGCCAGCTGGGGCGAGCGCTTCGTCACCTTCAAGAAGAGCGCCTGGGGCCTGCTGCTGATCGTCATCGTCATGGGCGGCATCTACTCGGGCGCGTTTACGCCCACGGAAGCGGCCGCCATGGCTGCCGTGTACGCCTTCATCATCGCCGTCTTCGTCTACAAGGACTTGAAGATCAAGCAAGTGGGCAAGGTCTTGCTCGATTCGGCCGCCATGTCGGCGATGCTGTTGTACATCATCACCAATGCCGTGCTGTTCTCGTTCCTGATGACCAGCGAAAACATCCCGCAAGCGATGGCCGAGTGGATCACGGGCAAGGGCCTGGGCGTGATCAGCTTCTTGCTTGTGGTCAACGTCTTGCTGTTGTTGGCTGGTAACGTCATGGAACCATCGTCGATCGTGCTGATCATGGCGCCGATTTTGTTCCCCGTGGCCATGAAGCTGGGCATCGATCCTGTGCACTTCGGCATCTTGATCGTGGTCAATATGGAGGTCGGCATGTGCCATCCGCCCGTGGGCCTGAACCTGTACGTGGCGTCCGGCATCACCAAGATGGGCATTTCGGAGCTGACCGTGGCCGTGATGCCGTGGCTGCTGACGATGCTGGCCTTCCTGATGCTGATTACCTACGTACCACAAATCTCGCTGTGGCTGCCAAATTTAATTTACAACTAA
- a CDS encoding methylated-DNA--[protein]-cysteine S-methyltransferase, with protein MKKQQGSELFSAIVAAPFGAMGVRAQDGQLRELVYLPPHFAEKAAQDAVSELACQQLARYFRDPDHVFDLPLAELGSAYQQRVWAAIAGIPRGQVRTYGDVARFIGSAPRAVGQACGANWYPVLIPCHRVTAAGGLGGFAHHDDASGFHLGVKRWLLAHEGVEAYR; from the coding sequence ATGAAAAAACAACAGGGAAGTGAGCTGTTCAGTGCCATCGTGGCCGCGCCGTTCGGCGCCATGGGCGTGCGCGCGCAGGACGGCCAGTTGCGCGAACTGGTCTACCTGCCGCCGCACTTCGCCGAAAAGGCGGCGCAGGATGCCGTCTCCGAGCTAGCGTGCCAGCAATTGGCGCGCTATTTCCGCGACCCTGATCATGTCTTTGATTTGCCGCTGGCCGAACTGGGCAGCGCCTACCAGCAACGCGTATGGGCGGCGATCGCGGGCATCCCGCGCGGCCAGGTGCGCACGTATGGCGATGTGGCGCGGTTCATCGGCTCGGCGCCGCGCGCCGTGGGCCAGGCCTGCGGCGCCAACTGGTATCCCGTGCTCATACCGTGTCACCGCGTCACGGCTGCCGGCGGCCTGGGCGGCTTTGCCCACCACGACGATGCCAGCGGTTTTCACCTGGGCGTCAAGCGCTGGCTGCTGGCGCATGAAGGCGTGGAAGCGTACCGATGA
- the xerD gene encoding site-specific tyrosine recombinase XerD encodes MMNSLLTPDNTTLIDEFCDSLWLEDGLSKNSLDAYRRDMRLFARWLEVARPGREGLYEVSTADIEAYFAARHDESKATSSNRRLSVLKRFYQLALRHKHIAADPCLKMVSARQPARFVHTLSEAQVEALLAAPDVSTPLGLRERTMLELMYASGLRVSELVDLKSVELSLNDGVLRITGKGSKTRLVPFGEQARLWIERYLKEARGVILDGQMDDALFVTRRGGAMTRQMFWVIIKKHALNAGLTAPLSPHTLRHAFATHLLNHGADLRVVQLLLGHSDISTTQIYTHVARERLKLLHAQHHPRG; translated from the coding sequence ATGATGAACAGCCTGCTAACGCCCGACAACACGACCCTGATCGATGAATTCTGCGACAGCCTGTGGCTGGAAGACGGCCTGTCGAAAAACTCGCTGGACGCCTACCGGCGCGACATGCGCCTGTTCGCCCGCTGGCTGGAAGTGGCGCGACCCGGACGCGAGGGCCTGTACGAGGTATCCACGGCCGACATCGAGGCGTATTTCGCCGCCCGCCACGACGAGAGCAAGGCGACGTCGTCGAACCGCCGGCTGTCCGTGCTCAAGCGTTTTTACCAACTGGCCTTGCGGCACAAGCATATCGCGGCTGACCCGTGCCTGAAGATGGTCTCGGCCAGGCAGCCCGCGCGCTTCGTGCATACCCTGAGCGAAGCGCAGGTGGAAGCGCTGCTGGCGGCGCCCGACGTGAGCACGCCGCTGGGCCTGCGCGAGCGCACCATGCTGGAACTCATGTATGCGAGCGGCTTGCGCGTGTCGGAACTGGTGGACTTGAAATCCGTGGAGCTGAGCCTGAACGATGGCGTGCTGCGCATCACGGGCAAGGGCAGCAAGACGCGGCTGGTGCCGTTCGGTGAGCAGGCGCGGCTGTGGATCGAGCGCTACCTGAAGGAAGCACGCGGCGTCATCCTCGATGGCCAGATGGACGACGCGCTGTTCGTCACGCGGCGCGGGGGCGCCATGACGCGGCAAATGTTCTGGGTCATCATCAAGAAACATGCGCTGAACGCGGGCCTCACGGCGCCGCTGTCGCCGCACACGCTACGCCATGCGTTCGCCACGCATTTGCTGAACCATGGCGCGGACTTGCGTGTTGTGCAATTGTTACTGGGACACTCCGATATTTCCACCACGCAGATTTACACGCATGTGGCCCGCGAACGGCTGAAACTGCTGCATGCGCAGCATCATCCGCGAGGCTAA
- a CDS encoding acyltransferase, with the protein MLVVAYHYGFWFWVDPSPVSSPGLQNLISFPELFSSTHFGWVGVQIFFVISGFVIAFSGERAGAYAFLVSRVVRLGPGVWICASATLVAVLIGGEWSVYHTLRAYLHSVLFIPVAPWIDYAYWTLGIEIVFYSLVFLLVLRGKFVWINRLAIVVGLVSALFWLMAWMASIGDAGPFAQLMQQLRRSRILALLLVHHGIFFALGIFLWLALVKHRSRENQLWCVFFCAAGCLQIALTAAATNQTTGSAFSAWTPVLFWLGALVWVVLSVRKNHRVHALPQWFLRWLKTAGMMTFPLYLLHQVAGAQLMSSLVQAGAGRWVALGGALLFSLCGAWLVAVHAEPALQRLTKQVLLRVGTRFSFG; encoded by the coding sequence ATGCTGGTGGTGGCCTACCACTACGGTTTCTGGTTCTGGGTCGATCCGTCGCCCGTTTCCTCGCCCGGCCTGCAGAATCTGATTTCCTTCCCTGAACTGTTTTCTTCTACCCATTTCGGCTGGGTCGGCGTGCAAATATTTTTTGTCATTTCCGGCTTTGTGATCGCGTTTTCCGGCGAACGGGCAGGCGCGTATGCGTTTCTGGTCAGTCGTGTGGTGCGCCTCGGGCCCGGCGTATGGATATGCGCTAGCGCGACCCTTGTGGCCGTGCTGATCGGCGGCGAATGGAGTGTCTACCACACGCTGCGGGCTTATTTGCATAGCGTATTGTTTATCCCGGTCGCGCCCTGGATCGATTACGCCTATTGGACATTGGGCATCGAAATCGTCTTTTACTCGCTCGTTTTCCTGCTGGTCTTGCGCGGGAAATTTGTCTGGATCAATCGCCTCGCCATTGTTGTCGGCCTGGTCAGCGCCCTGTTCTGGCTGATGGCATGGATGGCGAGCATTGGGGACGCAGGGCCGTTCGCCCAGCTGATGCAGCAATTGCGCCGCTCCAGAATCCTGGCGTTGTTGCTGGTACATCACGGTATCTTCTTTGCTCTCGGCATTTTTCTGTGGCTGGCGCTGGTCAAGCACCGCAGCCGCGAAAACCAGCTGTGGTGCGTATTCTTTTGCGCCGCCGGCTGCCTGCAGATTGCCCTCACTGCGGCGGCGACGAACCAGACGACGGGCAGTGCCTTTTCAGCCTGGACGCCAGTGCTGTTCTGGCTGGGGGCGTTGGTCTGGGTGGTGCTTTCCGTGCGCAAGAATCATCGCGTGCATGCGCTGCCGCAGTGGTTTTTGCGTTGGTTGAAAACGGCCGGCATGATGACATTTCCCTTGTACTTGCTGCACCAGGTGGCGGGCGCGCAACTGATGAGCAGCCTGGTGCAAGCCGGTGCCGGGCGCTGGGTCGCGCTGGGCGGCGCGCTGCTCTTTTCCCTGTGTGGCGCATGGCTGGTGGCCGTGCATGCCGAGCCGGCCCTGCAGCGTCTGACGAAGCAGGTGCTGCTGCGCGTCGGGACGCGTTTCAGCTTTGGCTAG
- a CDS encoding TolC family protein, whose product MTRFNVLLAAWLMTPCAIAAPLSFDTYLSAVETHSLELKAQNESIGSARAGIGIAGLRPDPELTLGAARETPRSIERRPITWTPAISMAIETGGKRAARLKAARSNVTVAEETVAGFRNELYATAAAAYTEACRTREVLVRKEHTLAALSKVVEANVVRRKAGDVGGIELLQSRVERDQFQAELAQARSEAQGAMLELSPPLGRQLDALFPDAQLACDFTAFAGGETATLVPQALRERSDVRIARATLDNLRDGAALVRANRSVDPTVTLGLSAVRGYHDGIDAHGEPVDGSPRSRALSISLAIPIPLSRRDKGDVVQAEAGVTQAMLALRQAELKAETDVRAAQLHLRTAQERLARYRDGVLLDAQKVVDGIRLSYFSGNASLLEWLAAQHSADDAYQGYLQARADVAIASTQLQLAIGQRPTL is encoded by the coding sequence ATGACACGTTTTAATGTACTGCTGGCGGCCTGGCTGATGACGCCATGCGCCATAGCCGCGCCCCTGAGCTTCGACACCTACCTGAGCGCCGTGGAAACGCACAGCCTGGAGCTGAAAGCGCAGAACGAGAGCATCGGCTCGGCCAGGGCCGGCATCGGCATCGCCGGCCTGCGCCCCGATCCGGAATTGACGCTGGGCGCCGCGCGCGAAACGCCGCGTTCGATCGAACGCCGTCCCATCACCTGGACGCCAGCCATCAGCATGGCCATCGAGACGGGCGGCAAGCGCGCCGCGCGCCTGAAAGCGGCGCGCAGCAATGTCACCGTGGCCGAGGAAACGGTGGCCGGCTTCAGGAACGAACTGTACGCCACTGCGGCGGCAGCCTACACGGAAGCGTGCCGCACGCGCGAGGTACTCGTGCGCAAGGAGCACACCTTGGCGGCCCTGTCGAAAGTGGTCGAGGCGAACGTGGTGCGGCGCAAGGCGGGCGACGTGGGCGGCATCGAGCTGCTGCAGTCGCGCGTGGAACGCGACCAGTTCCAGGCCGAACTGGCGCAGGCACGCAGCGAGGCGCAGGGCGCCATGCTGGAACTGTCGCCGCCGCTGGGGCGCCAGCTCGATGCGCTGTTTCCCGACGCGCAGCTGGCATGCGACTTCACCGCCTTTGCGGGCGGCGAAACCGCCACCCTCGTGCCGCAGGCGCTGCGCGAGCGCAGCGATGTGCGCATCGCCCGCGCCACGCTCGACAATCTGCGCGATGGCGCCGCGCTGGTGCGCGCCAACCGCTCCGTTGATCCCACCGTGACGCTGGGCCTCTCCGCCGTGCGCGGCTACCACGACGGCATCGATGCCCATGGCGAACCGGTGGACGGCTCGCCCCGTTCGCGCGCGCTGTCCATCTCGCTGGCCATCCCCATCCCGCTGTCGCGGCGCGACAAGGGCGACGTGGTGCAGGCCGAGGCCGGCGTCACGCAAGCGATGCTGGCCTTGCGCCAGGCCGAGTTGAAAGCGGAAACGGACGTGCGCGCGGCGCAGCTGCATCTGCGCACGGCGCAGGAGCGGCTGGCGCGTTACCGCGACGGCGTGCTGCTCGATGCGCAAAAGGTCGTTGACGGCATCCGCCTGTCCTACTTCAGCGGTAATGCCTCGCTGCTGGAATGGCTGGCCGCGCAGCACTCGGCCGACGACGCCTACCAGGGCTATCTGCAGGCGCGCGCCGATGTGGCCATCGCCAGCACACAGCTGCAACTGGCCATCGGCCAGCGGCCCACCCTGTAG
- a CDS encoding efflux RND transporter permease subunit: MVDRFIATCCQRRGIVWLVLLCVTLYGVYCWKQLPIEAYPDIADVTSQIVTQVPGLGAEEIEQQITIPLERALLGTPGMHVLRTRSLFALSLITVVFEDGSDGYFTRERLQERLASVNLPYEAKPGLDPYTSPTGEIYRYTLESKTRSLRELSELQFWTVIPRLQKVRGVADVSNFGGLTTQFMLELDPAKLDSYGLSLAQVKDAINANNISGGGSVIDRGQQSYVVRGVGLLHSLDDMGNVVVSSKNGVPVLVKDLGKLAYGNVERRGILGKDNNPDTIEGITLLLKDFNPSEALAGIHAAVDDLNANVLPKDVKVVAYLDRSSLIDATLHTVGFTLGEGMLLVALVLLLFLGSPRAAAIVALTIPLALLIAFIFMHHFKIPANLLSLGAIDFGILVDGSVVVLENMLRRREREQERPLTIDDAIEATLQVARPIMFGMAVIIAAYLPLFAFQRIEYKLFSPMAYAVGAALVGALVVALVLIPGLAWLALRKPRRTFHNRVLEQLTAAYGRFLDRMVGKRRWVAAVCAASLAGLALLGGSIGRDFLPYLDEGSLWLQVQMPPGITLDKASEMASELRRAALEFPEVSTIVTQTGRNDDGTDYWTPSHIEASVGLHPYKSWKSGMNKQQLIAKMSERFARMPGYTVAFMQPMIDGVQDKLSGAHSDLTVKIFGDDLDEVRGIAGRVAQALKTVRGASDVAVDVEPPLPNLKVELDRAKAARYGINAADVADLISTGIGGAPIGQVYVGEKSYDIAVRFPTEVRSSPDAIAKLMLTAANGAKVPLAQVAQISTTSGESVIVREMGRRHIIVRLNARGRDLAGFLAEARPLVAKTVADEHQRIGVEWGGQFENLQRAESRLAIILPMTLGAMFLLLFGQFRNLRQPALVLLAVPLAMLGGLAALHLRGMTLNVSSAVGFIALFGVAVLNAVLMLAQINRLRADEGKSLRDAVLEGARDRMRPVLMTATVAALGLTPAMLATGLGSDVQRPLATVVVGGLVTATALTLLLLPALYYLIEAHVQQRRIDTEGVNHDTF; the protein is encoded by the coding sequence ATGGTTGATCGTTTCATCGCCACCTGCTGCCAGCGGCGCGGCATCGTCTGGCTGGTACTGTTGTGCGTGACCCTGTACGGCGTCTATTGCTGGAAGCAGCTGCCCATCGAAGCCTATCCCGACATCGCCGACGTCACCTCGCAAATCGTCACACAGGTGCCGGGCCTGGGCGCCGAGGAAATCGAACAGCAGATCACGATACCGCTGGAGCGCGCCTTGCTGGGCACGCCCGGCATGCATGTGCTGCGCACGCGCAGCCTGTTCGCGCTGTCGCTGATCACGGTCGTATTCGAGGATGGCAGCGACGGCTACTTCACGCGCGAGCGGCTGCAGGAACGCCTGGCCAGCGTGAACCTGCCGTACGAGGCCAAGCCGGGGCTCGACCCCTACACTTCGCCCACGGGCGAGATCTACCGCTACACGCTGGAATCAAAAACACGCTCCCTGCGCGAACTGTCGGAGCTGCAGTTCTGGACGGTCATCCCGCGCCTGCAAAAGGTACGCGGCGTGGCCGACGTCAGCAATTTCGGCGGCCTGACGACGCAATTCATGCTGGAACTCGATCCCGCAAAACTGGACAGCTACGGCCTCTCGCTGGCGCAGGTGAAGGACGCCATCAACGCCAACAACATCAGTGGCGGCGGCAGCGTGATCGACCGCGGCCAGCAATCGTACGTGGTGCGCGGCGTGGGCTTGCTGCACTCGCTCGACGACATGGGCAACGTGGTCGTCAGCAGCAAGAATGGCGTACCCGTGCTGGTGAAGGACCTGGGCAAGCTCGCCTACGGCAACGTGGAGCGGCGCGGTATCCTGGGCAAGGACAACAATCCCGACACCATCGAGGGCATCACCCTGCTGCTGAAGGATTTCAATCCGTCCGAGGCGCTGGCGGGCATCCATGCGGCCGTCGATGACCTGAATGCCAACGTGCTGCCGAAGGACGTCAAGGTGGTCGCCTACCTGGATCGCAGCTCGCTGATCGACGCCACCCTGCACACGGTGGGATTTACCTTGGGCGAAGGCATGCTGCTGGTGGCCCTAGTGCTGCTGCTGTTCCTGGGCAGCCCGCGCGCGGCCGCCATCGTGGCGCTGACGATTCCGCTGGCCCTGCTGATCGCCTTCATCTTCATGCACCATTTTAAAATTCCCGCCAATTTGCTGTCGCTGGGCGCGATCGACTTCGGCATCCTCGTCGACGGCTCCGTAGTGGTGCTGGAAAACATGCTGCGCCGTCGCGAACGCGAGCAGGAGCGGCCGCTCACCATCGATGACGCGATCGAGGCGACCCTGCAGGTGGCGCGCCCCATCATGTTCGGCATGGCCGTCATCATCGCCGCCTACCTGCCCCTGTTCGCCTTCCAGCGCATCGAATACAAGCTGTTCTCGCCGATGGCGTATGCGGTCGGCGCGGCACTCGTGGGCGCGCTGGTGGTGGCGCTGGTGCTGATCCCTGGCCTGGCCTGGCTGGCATTGCGCAAGCCGCGCCGCACCTTCCATAACCGCGTGCTGGAACAACTGACGGCAGCATATGGCCGCTTCCTCGATCGCATGGTGGGCAAGAGGCGCTGGGTGGCCGCCGTCTGCGCCGCCTCGCTGGCAGGGTTGGCCCTGCTGGGCGGCAGCATCGGGCGCGACTTCCTGCCCTATCTCGATGAGGGCTCGCTGTGGCTGCAAGTGCAGATGCCGCCCGGGATCACCCTGGACAAGGCGTCCGAGATGGCCAGTGAACTGCGCCGCGCCGCGCTGGAGTTCCCGGAAGTGTCGACCATCGTCACGCAGACGGGGCGCAACGACGACGGCACCGACTACTGGACGCCGTCGCACATCGAGGCCAGCGTGGGCCTGCATCCCTATAAAAGCTGGAAGTCGGGCATGAACAAGCAGCAGCTGATCGCCAAGATGAGCGAGCGCTTCGCGCGCATGCCCGGCTACACGGTGGCCTTCATGCAGCCGATGATCGACGGCGTGCAGGATAAATTGTCGGGCGCGCACAGCGACCTGACGGTGAAGATCTTCGGCGACGACCTCGACGAAGTGCGCGGCATCGCCGGCAGGGTGGCGCAAGCGCTGAAAACAGTCCGTGGCGCCTCCGACGTGGCGGTGGACGTGGAGCCGCCGCTGCCCAACCTGAAGGTGGAACTGGACAGGGCAAAGGCGGCCCGCTACGGCATCAACGCGGCCGACGTGGCCGACCTGATCTCGACCGGCATCGGCGGCGCGCCCATCGGCCAGGTGTACGTGGGCGAGAAGAGCTACGACATCGCCGTGCGCTTCCCCACCGAGGTGCGTTCCAGCCCGGACGCCATCGCCAAACTGATGCTGACGGCCGCCAACGGCGCCAAGGTGCCGCTGGCGCAGGTGGCGCAGATCAGCACCACCTCGGGCGAAAGCGTGATCGTGCGCGAAATGGGACGGCGCCACATCATCGTACGCCTGAACGCCCGTGGACGTGACCTGGCCGGCTTCCTGGCCGAAGCGCGCCCGCTGGTGGCCAAGACCGTCGCCGACGAGCACCAGCGCATCGGCGTCGAATGGGGCGGCCAGTTTGAAAACCTGCAGCGCGCGGAAAGCCGCCTGGCCATCATCTTGCCGATGACCCTGGGCGCCATGTTCCTGCTGCTGTTCGGCCAGTTCCGCAACCTGCGCCAGCCGGCCCTGGTCTTGCTGGCCGTGCCGCTGGCCATGCTGGGCGGCCTGGCCGCGCTGCACCTGCGCGGCATGACCTTGAATGTCTCAAGCGCCGTCGGCTTCATCGCCCTGTTCGGCGTGGCCGTGCTGAACGCCGTGCTGATGCTGGCGCAGATCAACCGTTTGCGCGCCGACGAAGGCAAGAGCCTGCGCGATGCCGTGCTCGAAGGCGCGCGCGACCGCATGCGCCCCGTGCTGATGACGGCCACCGTGGCCGCGCTGGGCCTGACGCCGGCCATGCTGGCCACCGGCCTGGGCAGCGACGTGCAGCGCCCGCTGGCCACCGTGGTGGTGGGCGGCCTGGTGACGGCGACGGCGCTGACCCTGCTGCTGTTGCCGGCCCTGTATTACCTGATCGAGGCGCACGTACAACAACGCCGGATCGACACCGAAGGAGTAAACCATGACACGTTTTAA
- a CDS encoding efflux RND transporter periplasmic adaptor subunit, translating to MNTTTRNALGASCALALACSALAGCAKPTAAATPPVQSMHLDDGTITVPKTSPLRQRLQIAPAEEQDIATQTDAPGSIEAMPEKLVKITPPLSGRITRLQRALGDSVKAGDALFTLDSAELSAAHADDSKARSALLQARQELQRQKTLFEAEIAAHKDYEAAQAAFDQANSDAHASADKLAQYGASAGGSRRDYVLRSPIAGTVIEMSGAQGGYWNDINAPIMTVADLSTVWLSANVAERDLAQVAVGQAARITLDAWPGKDFEGKVAYVGAVLDSETRTVKVRVAIDNRTGIFKPGMFAHAGFAGATRRGLMVPAAALLQSGLVTRVMVERGPLRFEPRVVQVGASRGDQVEIVSGLKAGERIVVKEGVLLNG from the coding sequence ATGAACACGACCACCCGCAACGCCCTGGGCGCCAGCTGCGCCCTCGCTCTCGCCTGCTCGGCCCTGGCCGGCTGCGCCAAACCGACGGCGGCGGCCACGCCGCCCGTCCAATCGATGCATCTGGACGACGGCACCATCACGGTGCCGAAAACGTCGCCACTGCGCCAGCGCCTGCAGATCGCGCCGGCGGAAGAACAGGATATCGCCACGCAGACCGATGCGCCGGGCAGCATCGAAGCGATGCCGGAAAAGCTGGTGAAAATCACGCCGCCCCTGTCGGGGCGCATTACGCGCCTGCAGCGCGCCCTGGGCGACAGCGTCAAGGCCGGCGATGCCCTGTTCACCCTCGATTCGGCGGAGCTGAGCGCCGCGCACGCGGACGATAGCAAGGCCAGGTCCGCCCTGCTGCAAGCGCGCCAGGAACTGCAGCGCCAAAAAACCCTGTTCGAGGCGGAGATCGCCGCGCACAAGGATTACGAGGCTGCCCAGGCGGCCTTCGACCAGGCCAATAGCGATGCGCATGCCAGCGCCGACAAGCTGGCACAGTACGGCGCCAGCGCCGGCGGCTCGCGCCGCGACTACGTCCTGCGCTCGCCGATCGCCGGCACCGTGATCGAGATGAGCGGCGCCCAAGGCGGCTACTGGAACGATATCAACGCGCCCATCATGACGGTGGCGGATCTCTCCACCGTGTGGCTGTCGGCCAACGTGGCCGAAAGGGACCTGGCGCAGGTGGCCGTCGGCCAGGCGGCCCGCATCACGCTCGACGCCTGGCCCGGCAAGGATTTTGAGGGCAAGGTCGCCTATGTGGGCGCCGTGCTCGATAGCGAGACGCGCACCGTCAAGGTACGCGTGGCCATCGACAACCGCACCGGCATTTTCAAGCCGGGCATGTTCGCCCACGCCGGTTTCGCCGGCGCCACCCGGCGCGGCCTGATGGTGCCTGCGGCGGCGCTGCTGCAAAGCGGTCTGGTGACGCGCGTGATGGTCGAACGCGGCCCGCTGCGTTTCGAACCGCGCGTGGTGCAGGTGGGCGCCAGCCGGGGCGACCAGGTGGAAATCGTCTCCGGCCTGAAGGCGGGCGAACGTATCGTCGTCAAGGAAGGAGTGCTGCTCAATGGTTGA
- a CDS encoding response regulator transcription factor, producing the protein MRILLVEDDRKAARLLARGLQEEGFVVDVAHSAEEGEDESYAVAYDLIVLDWMLPGKQGIDFCRDLRARAIQTPVLMLTARDATADRVAGLNMGADDYLTKPFEFEELLARIRALLRRSDISRPLVLALADLTLDPVSHQATRAGAPLVLTPKEYAILLILLRQAGEVVSRARLAEQIWQADLIGIDNLIDVHVRNLRGKVDAPGLPPLIHTVRGRGFRLAENNGG; encoded by the coding sequence ATGAGAATCCTCCTGGTGGAAGATGACCGCAAGGCGGCGCGGCTGCTGGCGCGGGGCTTGCAGGAAGAGGGCTTCGTCGTCGACGTGGCGCACAGCGCCGAAGAGGGCGAGGACGAAAGCTATGCCGTCGCTTACGACTTGATCGTGCTCGACTGGATGTTGCCGGGCAAACAGGGCATCGACTTTTGCCGCGATTTGCGCGCGCGCGCCATCCAGACGCCCGTGCTGATGCTGACCGCGCGCGACGCCACGGCCGACCGCGTGGCGGGCCTGAACATGGGCGCCGACGATTACCTCACCAAACCGTTTGAATTCGAGGAGCTGCTGGCGCGCATCCGCGCGCTGCTGCGCCGCTCCGACATCAGCCGCCCGCTGGTGCTGGCGCTGGCCGACCTGACGCTCGATCCCGTCAGCCACCAAGCGACGCGGGCCGGCGCGCCGCTGGTGCTCACGCCCAAGGAATACGCGATTCTGTTGATCCTGCTGCGCCAGGCGGGCGAGGTGGTCAGCCGCGCGCGCCTGGCCGAGCAGATCTGGCAGGCGGACCTGATCGGCATCGACAACCTGATCGACGTCCACGTGCGCAATTTGCGCGGCAAGGTCGATGCGCCGGGCCTGCCGCCGTTGATCCACACGGTGCGTGGACGCGGTTTCCGCCTGGCGGAAAACAACGGTGGCTAG